Proteins co-encoded in one Bradyrhizobium sp. 170 genomic window:
- the coaA gene encoding type I pantothenate kinase, translating into MDIRAPDQRYNPYRIFSREQWAELRNDTPMTLEPGEFSRLRSMHDRLDLKEVEEIYLPLSRLLSIYVDAAQRLYYAQRQFLGIRDRKVPYIIGIAGSAAVGKSTSARVLQALLARWSPRPKVDLVTTDGFLYPKAVLEREGLMQKKGFPESYDRARLLSFLSDIKAGRSPVRAPVYSHLTYDIVPNQWQEVDQPDILIVEGVNVLQTAPLPHHGKAVPVVSDFFDFSIYIDADVSVLRDWYVQRFLTFRDTAFHDPRSYFHRYSLLSDDEAIATATAIWERTNFANLEENILPTRPRATLILTKGADHVIETVALRRL; encoded by the coding sequence ATGGATATCCGTGCTCCCGACCAGAGATATAATCCTTACCGCATCTTTTCGCGAGAGCAGTGGGCCGAGCTGCGCAACGATACGCCGATGACGTTGGAGCCCGGCGAATTCTCGCGGCTGCGTTCGATGCATGACCGCCTCGACCTCAAGGAGGTCGAGGAAATCTATCTGCCGCTCTCGCGCCTGTTGTCGATCTATGTCGATGCCGCGCAGCGCCTTTATTACGCGCAGCGCCAGTTTCTCGGCATCCGCGACCGCAAAGTGCCCTACATCATCGGTATCGCCGGCTCGGCTGCGGTGGGTAAGTCGACCTCCGCGCGCGTCCTGCAGGCGCTGCTCGCACGATGGTCGCCGCGGCCCAAAGTCGATCTGGTGACAACCGATGGCTTTCTCTATCCCAAAGCGGTGCTGGAGCGCGAAGGGCTGATGCAGAAGAAGGGATTTCCGGAGAGCTACGATCGGGCGCGGTTGTTGTCGTTCCTGAGCGACATCAAAGCCGGACGAAGCCCGGTGCGGGCGCCGGTCTATTCGCATTTGACCTACGACATCGTTCCGAACCAGTGGCAGGAGGTCGACCAGCCCGACATCCTCATTGTCGAGGGCGTGAATGTCCTGCAGACTGCCCCGTTGCCGCACCACGGCAAGGCAGTGCCCGTCGTCTCCGACTTTTTCGACTTTTCCATTTACATCGACGCCGACGTGTCGGTGCTGCGCGATTGGTACGTGCAGCGCTTTCTGACCTTCCGCGACACCGCGTTCCACGATCCAAGATCCTACTTCCACCGTTATTCGCTGCTGTCGGACGATGAAGCGATCGCCACCGCAACGGCGATCTGGGAGCGCACAAATTTCGCCAATCTCGAGGAAAACATCCTGCCGACGCGGCCACGCGCGACGCTGATCCTCACCAAGGGTGCCGATCACGTCATCGAGACGGTGGCGCTGCGACGGCTTTAG
- a CDS encoding LysR family transcriptional regulator: MDRENASDLLVFLAVARERSFTRAAAKLGMSQSALSQIVRNLEERLGVRLLNRTTRSVAPTQAGDRLLQHVGPKFDEMDIELTALGELREKPAGNIRITATEHAAQAILLPALAKILPKYRDIRVEVIVDYGLANIVAQRYDAGIRPGELVEKDMIAVRVGPDLRMAVVGAPSYFAGRKKPRTPRDLTEHDCLNLRLPTHGGLYAWEFEKDGRALNVRVDGQLVFNGAGPLLTASLNGFGLAYLMENNVQPYISEGRLVRVLSDWCPPFSGYHLYYPSRRQPSPAFALLVDALRYRR, encoded by the coding sequence ATGGACCGGGAGAACGCCAGCGACCTCCTCGTCTTCCTGGCAGTCGCGCGAGAGCGCAGCTTCACCAGGGCGGCGGCAAAGCTCGGCATGTCCCAATCCGCTCTCAGTCAAATCGTGCGCAATCTGGAGGAGCGGCTCGGGGTGCGCTTGCTCAACCGCACAACGCGAAGCGTGGCGCCGACGCAGGCCGGCGACCGCCTCCTCCAGCACGTCGGTCCGAAGTTCGACGAAATGGACATCGAACTGACCGCCCTGGGAGAACTGCGCGAGAAACCCGCCGGCAATATCCGGATCACGGCCACGGAGCATGCCGCGCAGGCAATCCTGTTGCCTGCGCTGGCCAAGATCCTGCCGAAGTATCGGGACATCAGGGTGGAGGTCATCGTCGACTACGGTCTCGCCAACATCGTGGCTCAACGCTACGACGCGGGCATTCGCCCCGGCGAATTGGTCGAGAAGGACATGATCGCGGTGCGCGTCGGTCCGGATCTGCGGATGGCGGTCGTCGGCGCGCCTTCTTATTTTGCCGGCCGGAAGAAACCGCGCACGCCTCGGGATCTCACCGAACACGATTGTCTCAATCTGCGCCTTCCGACGCATGGCGGTCTCTACGCCTGGGAGTTCGAAAAGGACGGACGTGCGCTGAACGTCCGGGTCGACGGTCAGCTTGTCTTCAACGGCGCCGGCCCGCTGTTAACGGCGTCGTTGAACGGCTTCGGTCTGGCCTACCTGATGGAAAACAATGTGCAGCCGTACATCTCCGAAGGGCGGCTCGTCCGGGTTCTCTCGGACTGGTGCCCGCCGTTCTCAGGCTATCATCTGTACTATCCGAGCCGGCGCCAGCCCTCGCCCGCGTTCGCCCTTCTCGTCGATGCCCTTCGGTATCGACGTTGA